GCCGGAGCAATTCGCCGATCAGGCGCTATCCACGCTCAGCCGAAAAGTAATTCGCCACGCGCAAAGTAGCGGCTAATTCATCTCTTCGCGGATTTGGTCGCGCAGGCGGTCGATAGAGGTGAGGGCGCCGTTTTCATCAGCGATATACCAATAGGTCCAGCCATTACATGCCTCGGCACCTTGGGCCAGAGCGCCGATCCGATGGATCGAACCGGTGAGCGGGCCGTGCGCTAGGCTGCCGTCGGCGCGTACCTGCGCTTTGACACGCTTCAGGCGGTCGTACAGCGTCTCGCCCGGTGCGATCAGGCCGCGCTCAAGTAAATTTCCGAACGGCACCCGCGGTTGACTGCGCTTGGCCCGCATGGTTTCGAGGTCGGTGTCGGCGACCGGCGTTACACTGGCGATCCGCTGCAGAGCAATCTCGGCATATTCGGCGCTGCGTTCGATTCCGATCCAGCGCCGTCCAAGACGCTTTGCGGCGGCGGCAGTGGTGCCGGAGCCGAGGAACGGATCGAGCACGACATCACCCGGTTTGCTGGCAGCGAGAATAACCCGGTGCAAAAGTGCTTCGGGTTTTTGCGTCGGATGCGCCTTGCGGCCATCGCGTTTCAGCCGTTCGGCCCCGGTGCATAGCGGCAGCAGCCAGTCGCTCCGCATCTGGATATCTTCGTTGAGCGATTTCATGGCGTCGTAATTGAATGTGTAGCCTTTGTCCTCAGCGCTTTTTGCGCACCAGATCAGCGTTTCCTGCGCGTTGGTGAAGCGCCGCCCGCGAAAATTCGGCATCGGATTGGTCTTGCGCCATATCACGTCGTTGAGCAGCCAGAAGCCGATATCCTGGAGTGCCGTGCCAATGCGGTGAATATTGTGATAGCTGCCGATTACCCAGAGCGTGCCCGTGCCCTTAAGTACGCGGCGCGCTTCCAGCAGCCAGTTGCGCGTAAACTGGTCATAGGCCGCAAAGTTCTCGAATTTGTCCCACGCGTCGTCGACGCCATCGACGCGGCTATTGTTAGGGCGCAGCAACTCGCCGCCGAGCTGAAGATTGTAGGGCGGATCGGCAAAGATCAGGTCGACCGAGTTTGCCTCTAGTCGCGACATTTCCCGGCAGCAGTCGCCAACCAGAAGGCGCCCGCTTTCATCTCCCATTTCGGTTTTCTCATTGTTCATGGGCGGCACCATGGCGCACCGAGACTCGGCACGTCAAGCCTTTGATTCGGCAGACTCTTCCAAGAGCATCCGGATCGGCTTGAAAGACCGGCGGTGGTGCGGCGTCACGCCGAGCCGTGCCAATGCTTGGCGATGCAGCTTAGTGCCATAGCCGAAATTGCGTTCCCAATAATATCCCGGATGGCGAGCGGCAAGCTCGGTCATGTATCGGTCCCGCGTTACCTTGGCGACGATGGAAGCCGCGGCGATGGAATAACTCTTGGCGTCGCCTCTGACCACACATCGAACGGGACAAAGCAGGGCGGGGGCACGATTGCCGTCGACCAGCGCCGCGTCCGGCAGCAGGGTAAGCGCATTCACGGCGCGCGCCATGGCAAGATGTGTGGCGACGAGAATATTTAATTCGTCAATTTCCGCGACGCTGGCTTGGCCTTGCCCAACCAGCGCGGCTTGCAACAGTTCGGGAAAAACCGCTTCGCGTTGGGCTTTGGATAGCTGTTTTGAATCGTTCACCCGCGCGGCCAGAGCGGCGCTAGGGCCGGCTGCCGGAAAAACCACCGCCGCGGCATGAACAGGACCGGCCCACGGCCCCCGACCAGCTTCATCGATGCCGGCGACGCTGCCGCCCAATTCGCGCTCGAGACAGAAATCAGGCACGGCGTTTTTCGGCTGGGCGCCTCGGCGGCAGTACCTCTCCGTTGAGCGCTGCGGCTTCGTCGCCACTAATGGGGTTCTGGCGCGCGCGCCATGCCTGGAGACGGTTTCTCAAGCGCGTCAGGCCAACAAAAATTACTCCCGAGCGCCATGAATAAGCGCGCATTCGCTTGAACATGGACATGCCTGCCAGCGCCACAAATCTGGAACCGCGTGCAAACAAACGTGCCTCTTTTTCATAGATGCCGAGCAGCAAATCGTCTAGGCGCCAAATTCCGCCTGCCGTCAGATGTTGCAAGCGCCGCGCTGTCATCAGCCAGATCGGGCTCACCATTAGGCTAAGCGCGATCACCGCGACGATTAATCGGTGCCCTTCGATTCCGACCGCCGCCAGGGCGACGCCGGCGCCAGCAAGCACGAAGGAAAACTCGCCGACCTGGCTAAGCAAAATACCGGCCAAAAAAGCGCGCGGCCAAGGCTCGCCAAGAATTCGCAGGATGACCACGTTCACGCCCGATTTCACCAACAGCACGAAGACGAGAAGGACGAGCACCGTGGCCAAATTCTCCCAAATATATGCAAGATCGATGAGCAGTCCGATCGACAGGAAGAAGACCATCGCGAGGACGCCCTGAATCGGTTCGGTGGCGCGGATCATTTCGCGGCGCTGATGTGTCGAGCCTATCACGAGGCCGGCGATAAAGGCCCCAAAGGCCGCGGTAAGTCCTATGAAATCTGAAATCGCGGCGAGCGCCAGGCAACAGCCAAGCGCCGCAAGGGGCACAATCTCCCGGTGCTGCTGAGCCAGGGCGCTGAACGGAAGGTTCAGCTTTTCGCGCCGGCTGAGATACCAGATGAGCGTCGCAAGCAAGCCGATGGCGGCGAAAAATACCGGAATCGTGCTCCAATCCAAGCCGCCTTCTGCCGCCATGCCGTTCAGGAGCAACAGCATTGGCACCACTGCCAGATCCTGGGCTATCAAGACGCCGACCACGATGCGGCCGGTCTCGCTCCGCAGTTCTCCAATTTCTTCCAGCATTTTTATGGCCACCGCCGTGCTCGATAGGCTGACGACGAAACCGAGCAGCACCGCGAGTTCCAGCGGCCAGCCGAAAAGTCTTGAGAGAGCGAGGGTGATCACGGTGGCGATGGCAATTTGCATCGCCGCCGCCATGAGGGCGACTTTCCAGATTGTGCGAAAGGCGCGCAAGGATAGCTTCATGGCGATGACGAACAGCAACAGAAGCACGCCGAGCTCGGCCAGCATCGCGACCCAGTCGCGATTCTCCACCAGTCCCAAGGCGCTGGGGCCAAGTATGACGCCAGCCAAGATATAGCCGACGATGGCGGGTTGCTTGAAGCGCGCGAAACCGAGGCCGCACAAAAGAGCTGCCAAGGCGACGACGGCCAATTGGCCAAGTTCGGAATGGACCAGCATATGAGGCAGATCGTGCCACATATTTATGTCAAAAGTTAGCCTTCGCCTTTAAATTATTGAGTTACAATAGCGTAAGCTGATCGCCTTGTTTTGGTGGCGGACAAAAACGACTCGAGTCGAGTCGCAAAGCAGGGTTGTTCAGTCCACACCTCTTCTTTGCCAAGCGAAAACGCTGGGCGAGCAGTTCGGCGCTCGGGCCTGAACCGGTCTGGCGCAATCCAAAGCCAGCGCGATAAAGTTGTCCGGCATGCATGTCGCGAATTCGGTTCATGACGTGGTTGGCGCGCTTCGGTACATGCAGCAGCAACCATTCCTCGAACAATTCTTTGATTTCAAGCGGCAAGCGCAACAGGATGTATCCGGCTTCGCGCGCTCCCGCATTGGCGGCTGCTTCCAAGACGGCCTCCAATTCGCTTTCATTGAGCGCCGGGATGACAGGGGCAAAATTGACGCCGGTGGGAATTCCCGCCTCGCTCAAAGCGCGGATAGCGGCAAGGCGTTTTGCGGGGGTCGCGGCGCGCGGCTCCAAGCGCCGTGCCAATTCGCTGTCCAGCGTGGTAACCGAGAGCACAACTTTGACCAGATTGCGCCGCGCCATCGATTCCAGAATATCTATGTCACGCGTTACTAAGGCGGATTTGGTGACAATTCCCACCGGATGTTCATGTTGCGAAAGAACGGAAAGGACGTCGCGCGTGATTTCAAGGCGACGTTCGGTCGGCTGATAGGGGTCTGTATTGGTGCCAAGCGCGATCATCCGGCACTGATATCTCGGGTTCGACAACTCCCGCGCCAATTGCGTAGGTGCGTCATGCTTGGCAAAGATCTTGCTTTCGAAATCCTGTCCCGGAGAGAGGCCGAGAAAGGCGTGCGTGGGCCGGGCGAAACAATAAGCGCAGCCATGTTCGCATCCACGATAGGCATTGATCGAACGATCAAATCCAAGATCTGGCGAGGTGTTGCGGGTTATCGCGGTACGGCTGTGATCCGCTTGAACGATGGTCTGCAGCTTGTCTAGCGGCTCTTCAAGACTGCCCCAGCCATCGTCGTAAGCCTCGCCGGCATGGCGTTCGTAGCGTCCCGCCTTATTGCTCGCGGCACCACGCCCTTTGCGCGCCTCGCGCACCACGGGATTGCCTGCCGAATCTCGGTTATTTGAATAGACTAGGCTGCCCATAGCGCATCATAGCCAAGGTATAGAACAAATAAAGAACATTTTGACGCAGACCACGATTCCGGGCATGGTGCCGGCTAGATTTACGAATGGAGAGGGCATTGCTCAGTGTCGTGATCCCCACCTTTAACGCGGCATCGACGTTAGGCGCGACACTAGACAGTCTTCAGTCGCAACTCGTTGGCGTTGACTACGAAGTGGTTGTTGCCGATGGCGCGTCCAGCGATGCCAGCTGCGCCATCGCTGAGGCGAAAGGCGTCAAACTTATTTCCGTTGCACGTGGCCGAGGGGCGCAACTGGCGGCTGGCGGCGATGCCGCCCGCGGCGATTGGCTGCTGTTCCTACATGCCGACACCATCTTAGGCGAAAATTGGCGGATCGAAGCTGAGGCGTTTATGGCCGTTGCCGAGAGTGCCGAGCACGCTGGCGTATTTCGCCTGCGTTTTAATGATCGCGCCCCGGCGGCGCGGCGTCTAGAAACCATAGCGGCCTGGCGGTCGCGGGCATTGGGCTTGCCATATGGTGATCAGGGACTTTTGATCGGGCGCGGCTTTTACGATGTGGTCGGTGGTTTTCGTCCACTTCTGCTTATGGAAGATGTCGATATTGCGCGCCGCATCGGGCGCCGGCGATTCGTCCATTTTGGCGCCGCGGCATTCACTTCGGCAGAGCGCTATCGCCGCTCCGGATATATCCGCCGCTCGGCGCGCAATCTGGTATGCCTCACCTTGTTTTTCCTGGGCGTGAAATCGAGCTTTCTGGTTCGGCTCTACGGCTAAGCCTCGCGATGGCGCGAACACTCCTGATATTCGTCAAAGCGCCCCGTTTGGGGCAAGTCAAGCGCCGGCTTGGGCGCGACATCGGCGGCGCGGAAGCCTGGAGCTTTTATCGGCGTACCACGCGCCGGCTCATCCTCCGCCTCGCGCGTGACCCCCGTTGGCATTGCCAACTCGTCGTAACGCCCGATTCCTTTGATGGCCGCGAGCGCTTTTGGCCGCTCTCTTGCCCGGTGGTCAAGCAAGGCGCGGGAAATTTGGGCAAGCGTATGCAGCGCGCCTTGGAGAGAGCGCCGTCCGGTCCGGCCGTGCTTGTGGGCAGCGATATCCCCGATCTGATGCCGTGCCACATTGCCAAGGCATTCGCCGCCCTCGGCCGCGCCGATGCGGTTTTTGGACCGGCCGAGGATGGCGGCTTTTGGCTGGTTGGCCTTTCGCCCGGTGCGCTCCGTGCCAATCCCTTCGCCAATGTTGCCTGGTCGAGCCCTCGCGCTCTTGCCGACACGGTGGCGAACTTGCCGAAGAGTTACTCCGTCGCCATGGTGGATATGCTGAGCGATATAGATGTCGGCGCTGACCATGCGATGTGGCGCGCGCGCCAGCGCCAAGAGGCCGAAGTATGAGATGCGCCGAATGCCAGGGCGAAAATCCCGACGGGCACCGTTTTTGCGACCATTGCGGCAGCAGACATCGCGTTTGAATTGCTTTGGCTGAGGGGCGATATGCTGCACACACTTGGCCAAATCAATGAAGCGACACAGGCCTTCGAAAGCGCCCGTGAATTGGCTGCGGATGATGGCGTCAGCTGCCGTGCCTGGCTTGGCCGATCGCTTGGGCCTGCAAAGACCGCACGTCATCGGGCTGATGAGTTGCGATACCAAATTGGATTTGGGCGACAATGCGGGTGCGCTTCGCGATATCGAGAAGGCGCCTGAAATTATCGCGCGCATCGGTGCGCCGTTTCGAGCCTTGGTGTCTTGCCTTCAAGGCGCGAATTCTGGCCAAAAAAGGGCAGAAGGTCGAAACCATCAAACTTGCCGGACGCGGCGTAGAGATCTCCCGCGAAACCGGCATTACGTTTTGTGGTCCGCTGGCCCTCGGCATTTTTGCATTCCTGTGCGGTGACGCTGACAAGCGACACACTGCTTTTGAAGAAGCGCAAGCGGTGCTCGCCCGCGGCTGTGTCAGTCACAATTATTTCTGGTTTTACCGCGACGCCATGGAGGCCTCATTGAACGCCGGTGAGTGGGCCGACGCGGAACGCTTCGCCAATGCGCTGGAAGCCTACACTCGGGCGGAACCCGTCCCATGGAGCAATTTCTATATCTCCTGGTCGCGGGCTCTGGCGGATTGGGGACGCGGCAACCGGGACGGCGAAGAGGAGTTGCGTCGCCTGTTGGCGTTGGCGCGGGAAAAACAATTAGGTCTGGCGGTCCCCGCTATCGAACGGGCGCTGGCCGAAGCCTAAAGCGGCAACCGACGCTTCATGCGGAAAATACCGCGGATAAACACCGCTGATGATGTTGAAATAAGCAGCGTTGGCGACAAAAATATTCGCCTTAACCACCTCATCGCCCGTCAATTGCCCGTCAGGTGAGATGCTCTTGCAGGCGCGGCATCAGTTCCACCAGATTGCAAGGTTTTTGCCGGCTATCGAGTTGGGCTTTCAGGATTTTGTCCCAGCCATCGCGGCAGGCGCCCGGCGATCCGGGCAAGGCAAAGAGGTAAGTGCCGCCGGCGAGGCCGCCGGTGGCGCGCGATTGCATCGTCGAGGTGCCGATTGTTTCATAGCTGAGCTGGCGGAATAATTCTCCGAAGCCGCTGATCTCCTTTTCATAGACGTCGGCGAAGGCCTCCGGCGTGACGTCCCGGCCAGTCAGCCCGGTTCCGCCGGTGGCGATCACGGTATCGATTTCAGGATTAGCGATCCAGATTCGCAATTGTGCGGAAATAAGCGCCTGCTCATCTTTGACGATAAGCCGGGCAACCAAATTGTGACCGGCTTCAGTTATCCGCGCCTCTAGCACATCGCCGGATTTATCATCGGCAAGCGTGCGCGAATCCGAAACCGTTAAAAGCGCGATATTGACCGGCAGAAATTCCCCGTCTCCGGATATTTTACTCATTGTCAGCGAAGCTCCTTTCCTGCGGCGCATAGCCTGGCCACAGCCCCGAAGCGGTGGCGTCGAGAGATGGCGTCGGCTGCCCCAGGCGCATGCGGTAAATCCAATAATTAGCGATAACGCGCCTAATAAACTGGCGAGTTTCGCGCGAACGGATGCTTTCGATGAAGAGCAGTGGATCTTCGTCAAAATTGGTTTTCGGCAGCCATTTTTTCAAATTTCCTGGTCCTGCATTGTAGGCGCAGAGGAGAAAAAAAATATTACCGTCTATCATATCTTGAGTGAGCAAATGCTGCACATAGGATTGGCCAAGGGCGATATTCAGTTCAGGGTTTAAGAGAGTGTGGCTATTCACACCCTTGATGCGCTCTTGCTGTGCGGCGAAACGTGCTGTGGCCGGCATCAACTGCATTAATCCCGTTGCGCCGCTTCGGTTTTTTGCCGATGCCCTGAATTTTGATTCCTGGCGGATGAGCGCAAATATGAGAGCCCGGTCAACCGAATAGCCGCCCTCGGGTTGCCAGCCGGGTACTGGAAAGGCCGCCGCGTCGTGGGTCTCTCCGTCGATCTTGCCTAATTCTGTACCCAGCGCAATTTGAACCGCAGCCAATCCGAGCCGATCGACCAGCGGCAAAATAGCGCTGGCCAATGCAGAGGTGGCACGCGGCCAAAGTGTCCGGATTTCCCGTTCTGCCCGTTCGCCCTGCCCCACTTCGGCGAGCGCGCGCGCCCGCCGCATAGCCGCGCTGTTGTCCAGCACGGCCAGATGGGCTTCCGTTAATATGGATGAACGCCAGTTTAAATTCGGTTTGAGGCCGAGGGCGCGGGTCGCGAGAAGACCGTAAAGCGTGCGCGGGTCCTGAGCCGCAATCCTCAGCCAGGACGAGACATGCTGCGGGCGACGTAAGCGGAGCTCGCCGCGCGCCGCCCAATAGGCGCCCGAAGTTATCAGCCAAGGCGACGCACTGAGCGATTGGGCGAGCTTGGCAAAATGGCCCACGGCTTCTTCCAGCCGGCCCAGTCGCCACGCGGCGAGGCCAGCGGTCCAATCCGCGCCGGGCACAAGCTGTCGTGAGCGCTCGGCGCTAGCGGATGCCAATTCTAAGGCTAACGCGTCCTTGTTGTTGAGATAGTAGCTCCACGCAATGCGCGCCTGATAGGCATCATACTCCGCCTCGCTTGCGAGCGCCGAATGAGGTTTAGAGGCAAGAATTTGGCGCGCACCGGTCGGCCAGCCGCTACGAATGCGCGCGCGCATATCGCGCTGCAAATCTAACAGCCGATTGCGTTGATCGCGGCTGATACCGCGTCCTGGAATGCGCGGCGACGCGTATTGGCTTTTGCCGGAGGACAGCCCAGCCCCCTTTGTCGTAACAGGCAACTTGGGCGATTTGGCGCTGGCAGGTTTGCGTTTCATTGCTAGGCGGTAGAGCCGGCGGGCATCGGGGTGGTCGGCATATTCGCCAAGCCAGAGTTTCAGCTCGTTAAACTTCGAGCGATGGGCAGTGGGGTGAAGGTATTTCTGTGCCAATACGTGGCCCATCAATATCTTATCATTAAGCTCTGAGATTTGCTTGGCAGCGGCGTCCAAATTGCCCTTCTCCTGCAGCGCAAATATCTGCCGATAGAGCTGTCTGTCGCTTTCGCCGAGCACTGGGGGCAGGACAATAGCCCCTGCGTCCAGTGGAGTCGGTTGCGACAAGGCGGCGAGGTGGAATTCTTCCATCTCGACCGTCGCATTAGTGATTTTCTGCGCGAAGGCCGGCGTCGAGAGCAACGCCGATACTGCCAGACAAGCGCCCAACATGATGCCGAACGTCCTGAAGAAAGAATCCCCCGCGCCGGTTTTTCCCGGCACCTTTTTAGGCCTCCTTCGTGCTCCTGATCACGGCCGCCCGGCCAGTGATCATCGTCAACTTGAGTGCAGTTTTATAGATCACTTGCCAAAAACCGGCAAATATCACGGTTGGTCGGTATCAACCCCTTATCGGCCGAGGTCGCGCAGTTTTTTTTGAATGGCGAGCAAATCGCGCCACACTTCGCGTTTCGCCGAAGGTTGGCGCAGCACATAGGCGGGGTGAAAAGTCGCCATGGTTGGGATCGGTTGCGTCATGCCAGCCGGCGTGATTTCGCGCCACGTGCCGCGCAAGCGGGTAATTCCCTCGCGTTTGTCTAGCAGAGCCTTGGCCGAGATTCCGCCTACCAAAACTAAAATTTGCGGTTGAACCAGCGCGATTTGGCGTTCGATGAAGGGCTGGCACAAGGCGATCTCTTCGGCCGTCGGGGAGCGATTGCCTGGGGGCCGCCACGGCAGGATATTGCTAATGTAGACTGTGCTCCGATCGAGTCCGATGGCTGCCAGCATACGGTCCAGCAATTGCCCGGCGGGGCCAACAAATGGCACGCCCTGACGGTCCTCTTCCGCACCCGGCGCTTCGCCGATCACCATGAGCCCCGCTGATTCGTTGCCGTCACCAATGACGGTGTTGGTTGCCGTTCGTTTGAGTGCGCAGCCGTCGAAAGCGGCGATGCCGGCACGCAGTTCACTCAGCGTGCGGCAGGCGGCGGCGATCTCCGCGGCGCCGTGCGATTGCGCGGTCTTCGATACGGCAACCGTGGCGGGAACGGCCGGTGGCGCTGAATTCTCCGGCTCAACGATTATCTCGGGTTGGCTACGCAGGCCAAAGCGGTTGCGCGGCTCGGCGTCGTGCGCCTCATCGACTCCCGCGGCGATGTACCATTGGAGGAGGGCGCGCATGTTTTCCGTATGATTCACGGATCCAAGTTTAGCAGATCGATGCATGTACTGGCAGCAATTGACCGAAGGGATGGATCGCCGCATAAGTGAAGTTCGGACACAGCAGCGGAAACCAATCATGACCCGAGAATCGATGGAATATGATGTCGTGATCGTCGGTGCCGGGCCGGCTGGCCTGGCGGCGGCCATCAAACTCAAACAACTCGGTTTGGAGAAAAATCACGACGTCAACGTCACGGTGATCGAAAAGGGCTCGGAAGTTGGCGCACATATTCTATCGGGTGCCGTATTTGAGCCGCAGGTACTGGACGAGTTGATTCCCGACTGGAAAGAAAAAGGCGCGCCTCTCAACACACCTGTGAAGAAGGACATTTTTCTGTTCTTACGCCGCTCTGCCTCGTTCAAGCTGCCAAATTTCCTGCTGCCGCCGCAAATGCACAACAAAGGCAATTACATCATCAGTTTGGGTAATCTCTGCCGCTGGCTGGCGGCCCAGGCGGAAGAACTCGGCGTCGAAATTTACCCAGGTTTCGCTGCCAATGAGGTGCTTTTTCATGACGATGGCCGGGTAAAAGGCGTCGCTACCGGCGATATGGGTATCGCCAAAGACGGTACTGAGAAATCGACGTTTGAGCCCGGCATTGAATTGCACGCAAAATACACCCTATTCGCCGAGGGCGCGCGCGGATCGCTCAGTCAGGAATTGATGGATCGATTCGGCCTCCGCGACGGCGTGGCGCCGCAAACTTACGGCATCGGAATCAAGGAGTTATGGCAGATCGACCCTGCCAAACACAGTGCTGGACTGGTGCAGCATAGTTTTGGCTGGCCGCTCGATTCAAAAACCTACGGCGGCACCTTTCTTTATCATTTGGAAGAGAATTTGGTGGCCATTGGTCTGGTCATCGCGCTCGACTATGAAAATCCATATCTCTCTCCGTTTGACGAGTTTCAGCGGGTCAAGACCCATCCCGCCATTGCACGGCATCTCAGCGGCGGTACGCGCATTGCGTACGGCGCTCGCGCCATCAATGAGGGGGGATTGCAATCCATTCCCAAACTGACTTTCCCCGGCGGTGCTCTGATCGGTTGCAGCGCCGGCTTCCTGAACGTGCCGAAGATCAAAGGCAGCCACAATGCGATGAAATCGGGCATGTTGGCCGCTGAATCCGCGTTTGACAGTTTGCGCGCGGGATCGGACGGGCAAGAGGAATTAACCGGCTATACCAATGCCGTTCGCAAATCTCGGATCTTCAAAGAGCTGAAAGAGGTAAGGAATTGCCGCCCCGCCTTCCATTGGGGATTGCTCGTCGGCACATTGGTCAGCGGATTCGAATTGTGGACCCGTGGCGTGTTGCCCTGGACCCTCGGCCATCATGAGGATCACAAGAGCCTGAAACCTGCCGCCCGAAGCCGCAAGATCGATTACCCCAAACCGGACGGCAAGCTCACATTCGATAAACTCTCCTCCGTGTTCATCTCCAATACCAACCATGAAGAAGACCAGCCAGGCCATCTCAAACTGAAAGACGATTCGGTTCCGATCAGTCATAATTTGGCGCTCTACGATGCGCCGGAGCAGCGCTATTGCCCGGCCGGGGTTTACGAGATTGTCGAGGACACCGCCGGCGCTCCACGCTTGCAGATCAACGCGCAAAATTGCGTGCATTGTAAAACCTGTGACATCAAGGATCCGACCCAAAATATTCATTGGACGGTCCCCGAAGGCGGCGGCGGACCGACCTATCCGAACATGTAATTCGGTTTGGCGCGCGAATTTGTGATTGGCTCGTGCGGAACAGGGGCGTTGGCGGTAAGGCCTGAGATACGCTAGACTGCGGTGGTGATCAGATCCGAAAAAAAACTTCGCGGCACAGTGCTTTCATGACGGCTATGCATTCATACCGCCTTTATCGGCGCGGAAACTTCTTTAGAACGATTGCCCGAGCGGCGATCGTCTTCGCAGCGCTCATATTCGCCGGGGCTGGCTATGCCGGTGCTGAAACGCCGCCTGATCCGGCACCGCCAAAACCGAGCACAGAACATCCCGGCTATAGCGACCTGCCCGGCAATTATCTCGCTGGCCGCTTCGCCTACGAAGAGCGCGACGTTGCCTCGGCGGCAAAATTTTATCGGCGAGTGCTGGCGGAGGACTATGAGAACCGCGCTCTCGTGCAGCGAGCGCTGGCCCTTACCGTTCAGAACGGGCAAATCGATGAAGCGATACCGCTGGCCAGGCATTTGGTCGAGCTCGATCCCAAATCCAAGATCGGTCAGCTGATTTTG
The sequence above is drawn from the Pseudomonadota bacterium genome and encodes:
- a CDS encoding uracil-DNA glycosylase codes for the protein MRALLQWYIAAGVDEAHDAEPRNRFGLRSQPEIIVEPENSAPPAVPATVAVSKTAQSHGAAEIAAACRTLSELRAGIAAFDGCALKRTATNTVIGDGNESAGLMVIGEAPGAEEDRQGVPFVGPAGQLLDRMLAAIGLDRSTVYISNILPWRPPGNRSPTAEEIALCQPFIERQIALVQPQILVLVGGISAKALLDKREGITRLRGTWREITPAGMTQPIPTMATFHPAYVLRQPSAKREVWRDLLAIQKKLRDLGR
- a CDS encoding PA0069 family radical SAM protein, encoding MGSLVYSNNRDSAGNPVVREARKGRGAASNKAGRYERHAGEAYDDGWGSLEEPLDKLQTIVQADHSRTAITRNTSPDLGFDRSINAYRGCEHGCAYCFARPTHAFLGLSPGQDFESKIFAKHDAPTQLARELSNPRYQCRMIALGTNTDPYQPTERRLEITRDVLSVLSQHEHPVGIVTKSALVTRDIDILESMARRNLVKVVLSVTTLDSELARRLEPRAATPAKRLAAIRALSEAGIPTGVNFAPVIPALNESELEAVLEAAANAGAREAGYILLRLPLEIKELFEEWLLLHVPKRANHVMNRIRDMHAGQLYRAGFGLRQTGSGPSAELLAQRFRLAKKRCGLNNPALRLDSSRFCPPPKQGDQLTLL
- a CDS encoding cation:proton antiporter; this translates as MWHDLPHMLVHSELGQLAVVALAALLCGLGFARFKQPAIVGYILAGVILGPSALGLVENRDWVAMLAELGVLLLLFVIAMKLSLRAFRTIWKVALMAAAMQIAIATVITLALSRLFGWPLELAVLLGFVVSLSSTAVAIKMLEEIGELRSETGRIVVGVLIAQDLAVVPMLLLLNGMAAEGGLDWSTIPVFFAAIGLLATLIWYLSRREKLNLPFSALAQQHREIVPLAALGCCLALAAISDFIGLTAAFGAFIAGLVIGSTHQRREMIRATEPIQGVLAMVFFLSIGLLIDLAYIWENLATVLVLLVFVLLVKSGVNVVILRILGEPWPRAFLAGILLSQVGEFSFVLAGAGVALAAVGIEGHRLIVAVIALSLMVSPIWLMTARRLQHLTAGGIWRLDDLLLGIYEKEARLFARGSRFVALAGMSMFKRMRAYSWRSGVIFVGLTRLRNRLQAWRARQNPISGDEAAALNGEVLPPRRPAEKRRA
- a CDS encoding site-specific DNA-methyltransferase, encoding MNNEKTEMGDESGRLLVGDCCREMSRLEANSVDLIFADPPYNLQLGGELLRPNNSRVDGVDDAWDKFENFAAYDQFTRNWLLEARRVLKGTGTLWVIGSYHNIHRIGTALQDIGFWLLNDVIWRKTNPMPNFRGRRFTNAQETLIWCAKSAEDKGYTFNYDAMKSLNEDIQMRSDWLLPLCTGAERLKRDGRKAHPTQKPEALLHRVILAASKPGDVVLDPFLGSGTTAAAAKRLGRRWIGIERSAEYAEIALQRIASVTPVADTDLETMRAKRSQPRVPFGNLLERGLIAPGETLYDRLKRVKAQVRADGSLAHGPLTGSIHRIGALAQGAEACNGWTYWYIADENGALTSIDRLRDQIREEMN
- a CDS encoding TIGR04282 family arsenosugar biosynthesis glycosyltransferase, which translates into the protein MARTLLIFVKAPRLGQVKRRLGRDIGGAEAWSFYRRTTRRLILRLARDPRWHCQLVVTPDSFDGRERFWPLSCPVVKQGAGNLGKRMQRALERAPSGPAVLVGSDIPDLMPCHIAKAFAALGRADAVFGPAEDGGFWLVGLSPGALRANPFANVAWSSPRALADTVANLPKSYSVAMVDMLSDIDVGADHAMWRARQRQEAEV
- a CDS encoding ribonuclease HII — encoded protein: MPDFCLERELGGSVAGIDEAGRGPWAGPVHAAAVVFPAAGPSAALAARVNDSKQLSKAQREAVFPELLQAALVGQGQASVAEIDELNILVATHLAMARAVNALTLLPDAALVDGNRAPALLCPVRCVVRGDAKSYSIAAASIVAKVTRDRYMTELAARHPGYYWERNFGYGTKLHRQALARLGVTPHHRRSFKPIRMLLEESAESKA
- the moaB gene encoding molybdenum cofactor biosynthesis protein B yields the protein MSKISGDGEFLPVNIALLTVSDSRTLADDKSGDVLEARITEAGHNLVARLIVKDEQALISAQLRIWIANPEIDTVIATGGTGLTGRDVTPEAFADVYEKEISGFGELFRQLSYETIGTSTMQSRATGGLAGGTYLFALPGSPGACRDGWDKILKAQLDSRQKPCNLVELMPRLQEHLT
- a CDS encoding lytic transglycosylase domain-containing protein, which encodes MPGKTGAGDSFFRTFGIMLGACLAVSALLSTPAFAQKITNATVEMEEFHLAALSQPTPLDAGAIVLPPVLGESDRQLYRQIFALQEKGNLDAAAKQISELNDKILMGHVLAQKYLHPTAHRSKFNELKLWLGEYADHPDARRLYRLAMKRKPASAKSPKLPVTTKGAGLSSGKSQYASPRIPGRGISRDQRNRLLDLQRDMRARIRSGWPTGARQILASKPHSALASEAEYDAYQARIAWSYYLNNKDALALELASASAERSRQLVPGADWTAGLAAWRLGRLEEAVGHFAKLAQSLSASPWLITSGAYWAARGELRLRRPQHVSSWLRIAAQDPRTLYGLLATRALGLKPNLNWRSSILTEAHLAVLDNSAAMRRARALAEVGQGERAEREIRTLWPRATSALASAILPLVDRLGLAAVQIALGTELGKIDGETHDAAAFPVPGWQPEGGYSVDRALIFALIRQESKFRASAKNRSGATGLMQLMPATARFAAQQERIKGVNSHTLLNPELNIALGQSYVQHLLTQDMIDGNIFFLLCAYNAGPGNLKKWLPKTNFDEDPLLFIESIRSRETRQFIRRVIANYWIYRMRLGQPTPSLDATASGLWPGYAPQERSFADNE
- a CDS encoding TIGR04283 family arsenosugar biosynthesis glycosyltransferase; translation: MLSVVIPTFNAASTLGATLDSLQSQLVGVDYEVVVADGASSDASCAIAEAKGVKLISVARGRGAQLAAGGDAARGDWLLFLHADTILGENWRIEAEAFMAVAESAEHAGVFRLRFNDRAPAARRLETIAAWRSRALGLPYGDQGLLIGRGFYDVVGGFRPLLLMEDVDIARRIGRRRFVHFGAAAFTSAERYRRSGYIRRSARNLVCLTLFFLGVKSSFLVRLYG